CCGGCAGCGCACGCAGCCGAGCGAGTTGAGCTGCAGTGATGCCCCCCCGACGCCGACCGCCGCGAAAAAATCGTTGAGCAGCAGCAGCAGCTCGGCGTCGATGAACGGGTCGGAGCGCCCCAGCGCTTCCGCCCCGATCTGGTGGAACTGGCGCATCCTGCCCTTCTGGGGGCGCTCGCGGCGAAACATCGGACCGACGTAGAAGAGCTTGCGCACCGGCTCGGTCTTGTACAGCTCGTTCTCGACGTAGGCCCGCACCACGCCCGCGGTGCCTTCGGGCCTCAGCGTCAGCAGCGACCCTTTGGCGTCCCGGTCGGCGAACGTGTACATCTCCTTTTCCACGATGTCGGTGGTTTCACCGATCGAGCGTGTAAACAGCTCGGTCTTCTCCAGGATCGGGATCCGGATCTCGGAGAAATTGTATGCGGCGAACATCTTCCGCGCCTGCTCCTCGACGACCTGCCAGGTCTCCACATCCCCCGGGAGCACGTCGGAAAAACCTTTGATGGCGCTGACTTTCATCGGAATCCGGCCTTCACTCCATACAGCACAACGATACTCTCAGGTCAAGCAAACGATCACCGTCCGCGCTCCTGCGGGGCCGGCGCGCGCCTCTGCCTGCGCCGACTGGCGGCGCGAACCCGACGCTCGGCTCGGCCTTGGAACTCTTTATGCGCGAGGATGGACAGAGTGGATATGCAACGACCGCCCGCCAGGAAACCTCAAGAGCATTCCCTACGTTAACGTGGCCCGCCCGGCGCGTCAACCTCCGGCCCGGCGGGGAGGTCCCACCGCTCCCAATCCGCGCACGGTCTCGCGTGGCCGCGCGCTTCGGGCCGCGCTCCGGGTGGGCGTGGCCTGTCCGCGCGCCAAGTCAAATTGACAACGCCGAGGCCATTGGATAATGACTGGTCACGCACACCGACGCCGACGGCGGCCCGCGACCGGGCGTCGAGCGGCGTCACGCCCGACGCGGAGCATCGATGGCGGAAGAGAATCTACGGCTGAAGGACCTCGACGAGCGCCTCCGCGGAAAGTGGATTTCGGGGCTCTGGCGCGTTCCCGCGGCGGATCGGCCCGCCGACCCGAGAACCAAAGTCGTTCCTCATCTCTGGCCGTGGGCCGACGTTCTGGACGCCCTGCTCCAGGCCCGCGAGCACGTGACGCTCGAGCGCGGAACCGCCGAGCGCCGCACGCTCCGGCTGGTCAACCCCGGCGTGGCCGATCTGGAGATGACGAGCCACACGATGGTGCTCACGTTCCAGCTCATCCAGCCGGGCGAGGTGGCGCCGCCGCACCGCCACACGATGTCCGCCGTGCGTTTCATCCTCCAGGGCAAGGGAGCCTACACCAACGTCGATCATTGCAAAATGGCCATGGAGGACGGCGACCTGATCCTGACGCCGCGCTGGGCCTGGCACGAGCACGCCCACGAGGGTGGAGAGCCCGTGATCTGGATCGACGGCCTGGACGTTCCCTTCATCCAGGCCCTGCAGGTGATTTCTTTCGAGCCTTATCCCGAAAAGCGGCTGCCGGTGAAAAGCGCCTCCGCCGCACTGCCCTGGGGCTCCGTCCGGCCTGTGGCGCCGCCCGAGGGTACGCGGTCCGCCCCGCTGCACTATCGCTGGCGCGACACCTATGCCGCGCTTCAGCGCCTGGCCGAAGGACCGCCGCATCCCTACGAGGGGTACGCCCTGGAGTACGCCAACCCGCTGACCGGCGGGCCGACCCTGCCGACGCTCTCCTGCCGGATCCAGCTCCTTCACCCGGGCCAGCGAACCGCTCCGCACCGCCACACGAGCACCGCGATCTACCACGTGTTTCGCGGCAGCGGCACGACGACCATCGACGGACGGCCGTTTCACTGGCGGAAGGGAGACACCTTCATCGTACCGCTCTGGCACTGGCACGAGCATGCCAACACCTCCCCCAACGAGGAGGCTCTGCTCTTCTCCATGAACGACGCTCCGATCCTCGACGCCTTCGGCCTGTATCGCGAAGAAGGCCGAGGCGAATCCTATCTCGGCCTTTAGGGCGAAGCGCAACGGCGATGAAGTTCGGCGTCTTTCTTCCCGTCTCCGGCAGAGCCGCAAGCCGCGACACTCTGATGAGTGCTGCTCGACAGGCCGAATCCCTGGGATACGACTGCGTCTGGGCCGCCGATCGGATCGTGATCCCCTGGACGATCGAGACTCCTTATCCCTACAGCCGGGAGTCCACCTTCATCGTGCCGCCGGACCGTCCGTTCTTCGAGCCGCTCACGTGCCTTGCGTTTCTCGCCGGCTGCACGGAAAAGATCCGTCTCGGCATGAGCGTGATGGTCATGCCCTACCGCCATCCGCTCTACTGGGCCAAGACCGCGGCCACGATCGATCACCTCTCGCACGGCCGGCTCGTCCTCGGTCTCGGCGTCGGCTGGATGCGCGAGGAGTTCGCCGCGCTCAACGCGCCGTTCGCCGAGCGCGGCGAGGTCTCCGACGAGCAGCTGCGCCTGCTCGCGCGACTGTGGAGCGACGAGCGCGCGAGCTTCGACGGCCGTTATTACCGGTTCGAGAACATCGCCTTCAACCCGAAGCCCTTCCAAAAGCCGCGGCTGCCCATCTGGATCGGCGGCGAAGGGCGCCGGGCGCAGCGCCGCGCCGGCGTTTACGGCGACGCCTGGTTTCCGTACTTCGTCAGGATCACGCCCTCCGAGCTGACCCGCCGCTTCGAGCACGTCCGCCGCTGCGCGCGCGAGGCGGGCCGGGATCCCGCGGACGTGCAGCTCGCCTGCTGCCTCCCTGTCGAGCTGACCGAACGCGACGTGCCGCAGCAGGAAGACTCCCTGCGCGGCAGCCCCGCTCAGGTCGCCGAGGCGCTGATGCGCTTTCGAGCGGCGGGGGCCGTGCACGTCGGCCTGCAGTTCATGGTCCCCTACTGGCCCGCTCGGCGCGAACAGATCGAGCGTTTCGGGCGCGAGGTGCTCCCCGCCTTCGCTTCGTGATCGCCCGCGCTGCGGCGGCGCCGTCTTGAACTGCTCTTGCCGCTGGGCTAAGAACAGCTATCCCCACGCTGATCGAGAAAGGACCCGTTCAATCATGAGCAGTTTACCGCGCATCGCGCTGATCATCACCGGCGGAACGATCGACTCGCTCGGCAAGGACCGCCTGGACCTGGCCTGGTATATCGAGGCGGGCAAACGGCTGGGCGAGGGCGAGCTTCTGGCGCAGCTTCCCGAGTTGAAGACGATCGCCGAGGTGCGCGAGGTCCCGTTCCGGCGGCTCCCCAGTCACGCGCTCGTCGACAAGGACTGGCTCGATCTGGTGCGCACGATCCACGCGATCTTCGACGAGGACCGGGCCGACGGCATCGTCGTCACCCACGGCACCAACACGATCGAGGAGACGGCCTATTTTCTCAACCTGACGCTCAAGACCGACAAGCCCGTCGTGCTCGTCGGCGCGATGCGGCCCGCGTCCGCGATCAGCGCGGACGGCTATCTCAACGTGGTGAACGCGGTCCGGGTCGCCGCCGATCCCGCTTCGCGCGGACGCGGCTGCCTGCTGGTGATGAACGACACGATCTTCAACGGCCGCGACGTCACCAAGAATGCGACCTATCGAGTCGAGGCTTTCCAGTCGCGCGACCTCGGACCGCTCGGATACGCGGACGGCGACGGCAGGGTCGTCTATTATCATTCCCCGGTGAAGAAGCACACGGTCGAAACCGAGTTCGATGTCCGCGACATGCGGTCGCTGCCGCGCGTCGACATCGTGGTCTCCTACGTCGGCGCCGACGGCAGGATGATCGAGGCCGCCGCGGCGGCGGGCGCCCGCGGCATCGTCAGCGCCGGCACGGGGGCCGGCCGCCCCACGCCGGCGGAGGACGAGGCTTTCGACCGGATGTACAAGGAAAAGGGGATGATCATGTGCCTGTGCAGCCGCGTTGCTGCCGGGCGAGTCGTCCGGAGCCCCGGCCTGGCGCGCCGCGGCTTCGTCGCCGGCGACAACCTCCCGCCGTGGAAGGCCCGCCTGTTGCTCTCGCTGGCGCTCACGAAAACCTCCAACGCCGACGAGATCCAGCGGATGTTCGACACCTATTGACGTTTCCCGGTTCCCGCCTGCCGGTTTCAATATCGGCCGTCGAACGCCGCGAAGCGGCCGGGTCGGAATCCCGCCCGAGCCGCATCACGCCGCACGCAAGGCGTGGACGATGTCGAGGCGCGCCGCGCGAACCGCCGGAAGAAAGCCCCCGGCCAGCCCCATGAGCACGGCGAAGCCCAGCGAGGCGGCGGCGATTCCCGGCGAGAGCGCGAACGAAAACGCCAGCTCGGCGAACGACCCGAAGTTCAGCGTCGAGATCGTGAAGAATCGGAGCAGCGAGGCGAGACCGAGGCCGGCGGCCCCGCCGCTCACGGAAAGCACGAGGGATTCTAGCAGAAACGCCAGCAGGATACTGCGCCGGTGAAAACCGAGCGCGCGCAGCGTGCCGATCTCGACCGTCCGGTTGGCCACCGCCCCGTACATGGTGATCATGGCGCCGATGGTGGCGCCGCAGCTGAAAATCACCGTCACGAAGATTCCGAGAATGCGGATGAACGTGGCCATCATCTCCGACTGCTCCTCGAAAAACGCCTTCTCCCGCTTGACGCTGAGATGCTGCAATCGGTTGTCGGCCTCGAACACGGCGCGCAGCTCCTCGAACGCCTCCGCATGAACGAGCCGAAGGGTGGTCGTGGAGAACGAGGAGCGCCGAAAGGCGTCCATGATCTGGCGGCTGTCCCCCCAGACCTCGGACTCGAAGCCGCTCCCGTCGGCGGCGAAGGTTCCCACCACGGTCCATTGATCGCCGCCGAACTTGATCCGCTCGCCGATCTGCGCGCCGGCGAACCGGCCGGCGATGGCGGCCCCGACGACGACCTCGCGCGCGCCCCAGCGGAACGCCCGCCCTTCGACGATCCGCACGGCCGGCCGCAGCCGGAACGCCGCCTCCTCCACGCCCCGGACGGTGACGTTGCTGATGCCCGACCCCCCGATCTTGTCGAGGTTGATGACCACGACGATCTCCCGGGAGCTCATCGGACGTCCGTCGGGCAGACGCGCCACCTGGGGAAGGCCCGAGACGATCGCGGCCGCCTCGCGATCGAGGATGCTCATGATCTCGCTCATGGCGGCCTTGCGGATCACCACGACGTTGTCGTCCGACCCCGTGGAGCGGAGCGTTTCGCGCACGCCGTCCGCCATCATCAACACCGCCGTGAAGACGAACACGACGAGCGCGATCCCGGAAGCGGTCAGGAACGTGGTCAGGCGCCGGGAACAGGAGCTCCGGACGACGTACTTCAGCGGGACCGCCATCGGCTCAGCCCACGTAGCGCAACCCCTCGACGATCCGCGTGGCGAGCGCGCGGCGAGCGGGGATCAGCGCCGCGAGCACGCCCACGCCGAGCCCCGCCGCGGCACCGGCGAGGATCGTTTCGGGCTTGACGTAGAAGACGGGGAACCATCCCTTGGGCAGCGCGGCCTCGAACGCCTCGACCGCGGGCAGGGTCGCCCCCAGCCCCACCGCGCTCCCCAGGACCGACAGGATCAGCGACTCGCCCGCGATCAACACGCAGAGCTGGCGCCCGGAGAACCCCAGCGCTTTCAGCACCGCGTACTCGTGCGTCCGCTCCCGCGCGGACATCACCATCGTGTTGCCGAGAACCAGGAGAATGATGCCGATGATCACGAACGACATGACGTTCATCGCCGTGATGACGGCGCTGGCCGCAGACAGAAAGCTCTGCTGGAACGCCCGTTCCGTCTCGGTCTTCGTCTCGGCGCGCGAGTTGGCGAAGAGCCGGTCGATCGCCTCGGAGATCGCCGCCGAGTTCTCCGGATCGTCGATACGGACGATGTACCAGCCGACCTCACCCGAGCGCTCCGGCAGCTCGCGCCGCACCCGCTCGTCCAGATAGCGGTAGTGGAACATCATCGTCGCCGGGTCGGTGCTCTGGTCCCGGGGCTCGTAGATACCGCGCACCACGAACTCCCAGCGGCCCGGATAGACGTCTCCCTCGAGCGTCATGATGTCGCCGATCTTCAGGCCGTAGCGCCGCGCGATGTCGCGGCCGATGATGCAGGCGTTGCGTTCCCGGCGGAAGGCTTCGAACTGCTCCGGGGGAACCACGAACTCCGGGTAAACCTCGAAAAAGGTATCCGAATCGACCGCCAGCCGGGCGAAGAACTGGTTCTTGTCGATGTAGACCCCGGAGAACCAGTTGGCGAACGTGACGGCGGTGACCCCGGGAATCTGCGCGATCCGGTCCCGGTAGGCGAGCGGCAGGGGAAAGACGAACGAGACCGCGTGGCGGGTGATCAGGCGATTGGCCGCCGACGCCTCCACTCCCGCGTACCACGCGCTGACCACGGTGCGCAGCAGGGCGAACGCCATCACGGCGACACCGACGCCGATTACCGTGAGCGAGCTTCGCAGCTTGTGCCGGACGGCGTTGCGCAAGAGCAGCTTGAGCAGCTCCACCGGAATCTCCTCACGCCAGCTCGCCCTTGTCCAGGTGGCGGCGCGCCCGGGCCCGCTCGGCGGCTCGAGGATCGTGGGTGACCATCACGATGGTCTTCTTCAGCTCGCGATTGAGCCGCTCCATCAAATCGAGCACCTCCTCGGCCGAGACCTTGTCGAGGTCGCCGGTCGGCTCGTCCGCCACCAGGATCAGCGGATCGGTGACGATGGCCCGGGCGATCGCCACCCGTTGTTCCTGGCCGCCCGAAAGCTGGCGCGGATAGTGGTGCATGCGGTCGGCCAGCCCCACGATCCTCAGCGCGGCCTCCGCGTGAGCGCGCCGTTCCTTTCTCGAAAGCGGGGTCAGCACCAGGGGCAGCTCGACGTTCTCGAGCGCCGTGAGGACCGGGATGAGATTGTAGAACTGGAAAATAAAGCCGATGTGGCGCGCTCGCCACTCGGCCAGCTCGCTCTCGCTCAGCTCGGTGATGTCGGTGCCCGCGACCCGAATGGTCCCCGCGGTGGGCTTGTCGATGCCCGCGATCAGGTTCAGCAGCGTGGTCTTGCCGGATCCCGACGGCCCCATGAGGGCGACGAACTCTCCCGGCGCGATTGCAAGCGAGATGTTCCGCAGGACCGGGATCTCGATGCTGTCGCGCCGGTACGATTTGAACAGGTTGCGAATCTCGATCAGCGGGCTCTCCACGGCTGCAGCGTCACTGTCCTTTCACGGTTACCCTGACGCCGTCGCGCAACGCCTCGGTCGCCCTCGAAACCACCCGCTCGCCTTCCTTCAATCCTTCCTTGACCTCGATCAGCCCCGCGACCTTTCGCCCGATGACCACCGGCGTCTCGACCGCCCGTCCGTCCCGCACGCGGTAGACGACGCGCCGGCCCTCGCGCTCGGCCACGGCTGTCTCCGGTACCGTGAGAAAAGGCCTGGCGTCGCGCCCGCCGGCGTCGGTCGCGGGCGAGAGGAACGCGACCTTGGCGCTCATCTCCGGCAGCACCCGGCGGTCGTACCGACCGAACTTGATCTTCACCATCACCGTCGCCTTCGCCCGGTCGGCGGTCGGGACGATCTTGCTCACGTAACCCGGGTAACGATGCTCGGGGTACGCGTCCAGCGTGATTTCGCACTCCTGCTCGGGGAGGACTCGCGTGATGTTCGCCTCGGAGACGTCCGCCTCGACCTCGAGCGACGACATGTCGGCGATCGTGACGACCGCCGCGCGCGAGCTCGCCGCACCCGCCAGCGGCGCGACGATCTCTCCCACGTCGGCGTTTTTCTGGACCACGGTTCCGTCGAACGGCGCCACGATCCGGGTGTTCTCGACCGCCACCCGGGCCTCCTCGACGGCGAATCGCGCCGCGCCGATCGACGCCACGACCCGCTGGTAGCGCGCGTCGGCGGCATCGTAATCCGCCTGAGCGATCAGGTTCATCGCCAGCAGCCGTCTCTGCCGTTCGAGGTTTTCCCTGGCGTCGTGAAGGTCGGCCTCCGCGAGCCGCAAGTTTTCCTGCGCCCGTCGGAGCGCGGCGACCACGTCGGCGTCGTCGAGGCGCGCGATCACTTGCCCTTTCTTGACGCTGTCCCCTTCCTCGACCCCGAGGTAGACCAGGGTACCGGTCCCCTTCGACGCGACCGCCGCCTTTCTGCGGGCGACCACGTAGCCGCTCGCCGTCAACACGGCTCGCGCCTGCGACGGGGAAGTGAGCGAGACCGCGGCGAGCCGGACCTCGATGCCGGGCCGGAATCGGCCCCAGAGGACGAAGGCGGCGCCGGCGAGCGCGAG
The Candidatus Zixiibacteriota bacterium DNA segment above includes these coding regions:
- a CDS encoding asparaginase translates to MSSLPRIALIITGGTIDSLGKDRLDLAWYIEAGKRLGEGELLAQLPELKTIAEVREVPFRRLPSHALVDKDWLDLVRTIHAIFDEDRADGIVVTHGTNTIEETAYFLNLTLKTDKPVVLVGAMRPASAISADGYLNVVNAVRVAADPASRGRGCLLVMNDTIFNGRDVTKNATYRVEAFQSRDLGPLGYADGDGRVVYYHSPVKKHTVETEFDVRDMRSLPRVDIVVSYVGADGRMIEAAAAAGARGIVSAGTGAGRPTPAEDEAFDRMYKEKGMIMCLCSRVAAGRVVRSPGLARRGFVAGDNLPPWKARLLLSLALTKTSNADEIQRMFDTY
- a CDS encoding ABC transporter ATP-binding protein; its protein translation is MESPLIEIRNLFKSYRRDSIEIPVLRNISLAIAPGEFVALMGPSGSGKTTLLNLIAGIDKPTAGTIRVAGTDITELSESELAEWRARHIGFIFQFYNLIPVLTALENVELPLVLTPLSRKERRAHAEAALRIVGLADRMHHYPRQLSGGQEQRVAIARAIVTDPLILVADEPTGDLDKVSAEEVLDLMERLNRELKKTIVMVTHDPRAAERARARRHLDKGELA
- a CDS encoding efflux RND transporter periplasmic adaptor subunit, producing MEGDADLAALRIDRPERGGPWRRRRALRLVLRLVGLLALAGAAFVLWGRFRPGIEVRLAAVSLTSPSQARAVLTASGYVVARRKAAVASKGTGTLVYLGVEEGDSVKKGQVIARLDDADVVAALRRAQENLRLAEADLHDARENLERQRRLLAMNLIAQADYDAADARYQRVVASIGAARFAVEEARVAVENTRIVAPFDGTVVQKNADVGEIVAPLAGAASSRAAVVTIADMSSLEVEADVSEANITRVLPEQECEITLDAYPEHRYPGYVSKIVPTADRAKATVMVKIKFGRYDRRVLPEMSAKVAFLSPATDAGGRDARPFLTVPETAVAEREGRRVVYRVRDGRAVETPVVIGRKVAGLIEVKEGLKEGERVVSRATEALRDGVRVTVKGQ
- a CDS encoding cupin domain-containing protein, with translation MAEENLRLKDLDERLRGKWISGLWRVPAADRPADPRTKVVPHLWPWADVLDALLQAREHVTLERGTAERRTLRLVNPGVADLEMTSHTMVLTFQLIQPGEVAPPHRHTMSAVRFILQGKGAYTNVDHCKMAMEDGDLILTPRWAWHEHAHEGGEPVIWIDGLDVPFIQALQVISFEPYPEKRLPVKSASAALPWGSVRPVAPPEGTRSAPLHYRWRDTYAALQRLAEGPPHPYEGYALEYANPLTGGPTLPTLSCRIQLLHPGQRTAPHRHTSTAIYHVFRGSGTTTIDGRPFHWRKGDTFIVPLWHWHEHANTSPNEEALLFSMNDAPILDAFGLYREEGRGESYLGL
- a CDS encoding FtsX-like permease family protein; this encodes MELLKLLLRNAVRHKLRSSLTVIGVGVAVMAFALLRTVVSAWYAGVEASAANRLITRHAVSFVFPLPLAYRDRIAQIPGVTAVTFANWFSGVYIDKNQFFARLAVDSDTFFEVYPEFVVPPEQFEAFRRERNACIIGRDIARRYGLKIGDIMTLEGDVYPGRWEFVVRGIYEPRDQSTDPATMMFHYRYLDERVRRELPERSGEVGWYIVRIDDPENSAAISEAIDRLFANSRAETKTETERAFQQSFLSAASAVITAMNVMSFVIIGIILLVLGNTMVMSARERTHEYAVLKALGFSGRQLCVLIAGESLILSVLGSAVGLGATLPAVEAFEAALPKGWFPVFYVKPETILAGAAAGLGVGVLAALIPARRALATRIVEGLRYVG
- a CDS encoding ABC transporter permease — protein: MAVPLKYVVRSSCSRRLTTFLTASGIALVVFVFTAVLMMADGVRETLRSTGSDDNVVVIRKAAMSEIMSILDREAAAIVSGLPQVARLPDGRPMSSREIVVVINLDKIGGSGISNVTVRGVEEAAFRLRPAVRIVEGRAFRWGAREVVVGAAIAGRFAGAQIGERIKFGGDQWTVVGTFAADGSGFESEVWGDSRQIMDAFRRSSFSTTTLRLVHAEAFEELRAVFEADNRLQHLSVKREKAFFEEQSEMMATFIRILGIFVTVIFSCGATIGAMITMYGAVANRTVEIGTLRALGFHRRSILLAFLLESLVLSVSGGAAGLGLASLLRFFTISTLNFGSFAELAFSFALSPGIAAASLGFAVLMGLAGGFLPAVRAARLDIVHALRAA
- a CDS encoding LLM class F420-dependent oxidoreductase, whose translation is MKFGVFLPVSGRAASRDTLMSAARQAESLGYDCVWAADRIVIPWTIETPYPYSRESTFIVPPDRPFFEPLTCLAFLAGCTEKIRLGMSVMVMPYRHPLYWAKTAATIDHLSHGRLVLGLGVGWMREEFAALNAPFAERGEVSDEQLRLLARLWSDERASFDGRYYRFENIAFNPKPFQKPRLPIWIGGEGRRAQRRAGVYGDAWFPYFVRITPSELTRRFEHVRRCAREAGRDPADVQLACCLPVELTERDVPQQEDSLRGSPAQVAEALMRFRAAGAVHVGLQFMVPYWPARREQIERFGREVLPAFAS